The following coding sequences lie in one Methylosinus sp. PW1 genomic window:
- a CDS encoding GyrI-like domain-containing protein, giving the protein MKQTTRNDYARRIGRVTEAIFRDPARARSLEEWAALANFSPFHFHRIYRAMQGESVADTIRRARLTLAARALATSARSVADIALEAGYENAQSFARAFRGFVAVSPTQFRATHRAAADFTLPSPVVVTRKDAAMNVEIVELAPIRAHLLEHKGPVASIPETWAGLWRWHMQAGLAGRALYPIGVCYGDPEEDCGFRYCAGLVFPEGVAASGEVTIADIVGGRYASYRHVGPYSGIGAAFQKLYGEWLPPSGHEPDDRPALEIYRNTPYDAPPEGLITDLLIPVK; this is encoded by the coding sequence ATGAAGCAGACGACACGCAATGATTATGCGCGGCGCATCGGGCGCGTCACCGAGGCGATTTTTCGCGATCCCGCGCGCGCCCGCTCGCTGGAGGAGTGGGCGGCGCTCGCCAATTTCTCGCCATTTCATTTTCATCGCATCTATCGCGCCATGCAGGGCGAAAGCGTCGCCGACACGATTCGCCGCGCCCGCCTCACCCTTGCCGCGCGGGCGCTGGCGACGAGCGCGCGCAGCGTCGCCGATATCGCATTGGAGGCGGGCTATGAGAATGCGCAGAGCTTCGCGCGCGCCTTTCGCGGCTTCGTCGCCGTGAGCCCTACGCAGTTTCGCGCGACGCATCGCGCCGCCGCCGATTTCACTCTGCCTTCCCCCGTCGTCGTCACGAGAAAGGACGCAGCCATGAATGTCGAGATCGTCGAGCTGGCGCCGATTCGCGCGCATCTCCTCGAGCACAAGGGGCCGGTGGCGTCGATACCGGAGACATGGGCGGGCCTGTGGCGCTGGCATATGCAGGCGGGCCTCGCCGGGCGGGCTCTTTATCCGATCGGCGTCTGCTATGGCGACCCGGAAGAAGATTGCGGCTTTCGCTATTGCGCCGGCCTGGTTTTTCCAGAGGGCGTCGCCGCTTCGGGCGAGGTGACGATCGCCGATATCGTCGGCGGGCGCTACGCCTCCTATCGGCATGTCGGCCCCTATAGCGGGATCGGCGCGGCCTTTCAGAAGCTCTATGGCGAATGGCTGCCGCCCAGCGGCCATGAGCCGGATGATCGCCCCGCGCTCGAGATCTATCGCAACACGCCCTATGACGCGCCGCCCGAAGGGCTGATCACCGATCTGCTCATTCCGGTGAAGTGA
- a CDS encoding TetR-like C-terminal domain-containing protein: MNDVQKTESSAAERSASKTSTRRADLRARLAAAGRAAIAEGGLQNLRARDLAAAAGCAVGAIYNVFDDLDDLILRIGADTLARLEQGLAAPPGPAPEPAEELLRLSRFYLSFARANKALWRALFEHRLAGGRPAPAWYLEDQGRLFALVEAPLARLLPDEPAASRALLARTLFSAVHGVVSLGLEEKLAPMSEAALEGELERLVRAFAGGLTARPCGEASRKG, encoded by the coding sequence ATGAACGACGTTCAAAAAACTGAATCCAGCGCCGCGGAGCGCTCCGCGTCCAAGACCTCCACGCGCCGCGCCGATCTGCGCGCGCGGCTGGCGGCGGCGGGCCGCGCCGCGATCGCCGAGGGCGGGCTGCAGAATTTGAGGGCGCGCGATCTCGCCGCCGCCGCGGGCTGCGCCGTGGGCGCCATCTACAATGTGTTCGACGATCTCGACGATCTGATCCTGCGCATCGGCGCGGATACGCTCGCGCGTCTGGAGCAGGGGCTCGCCGCGCCGCCCGGCCCCGCGCCGGAGCCGGCGGAGGAGCTGCTGCGCCTGTCGCGCTTCTATCTCTCCTTCGCGCGCGCCAATAAGGCGCTGTGGCGGGCGCTGTTCGAGCACAGGCTCGCCGGCGGCCGTCCGGCGCCGGCCTGGTATCTCGAGGATCAGGGCCGGCTCTTCGCTTTGGTCGAGGCGCCCTTGGCGCGGCTGCTGCCGGACGAGCCGGCGGCCTCGCGCGCGCTGCTGGCGCGCACCTTGTTCTCCGCCGTGCATGGCGTCGTCTCGCTCGGCCTCGAGGAGAAGCTCGCGCCAATGTCCGAGGCGGCGCTGGAGGGCGAGCTCGAGCGGCTGGTGCGCGCCTTCGCGGGCGGGCTGACCGCGCGGCCCTGCGGCGAAGCGTCACGAAAAGGCTGA
- a CDS encoding glutathione S-transferase N-terminal domain-containing protein, producing the protein MRLIGMLDSPYVRRVAVSLNAFGLPFVHEPLSVFRDFDAFAGVNPIVKAPTLVTNEGVTLLDSTLILEYLERLVPAERRLTPERPEHFLRAQRIIGLALAANEKTVQLVYESKRPDERRHAPWVERVEGQLLAAYRLLEKEVAEAQESFLFGARLLQADITTAVAWRFSRFVLADRLDPADYPALANFSLRAEALPEFIAADFD; encoded by the coding sequence ATGCGTCTCATCGGAATGCTGGATTCGCCCTATGTCAGACGCGTCGCCGTATCGCTGAACGCATTCGGCCTGCCTTTCGTGCACGAGCCATTGTCGGTGTTTCGCGATTTCGACGCCTTCGCCGGAGTCAATCCGATCGTGAAGGCGCCGACGCTGGTCACCAATGAAGGCGTGACGCTGCTCGATTCGACTCTGATCCTCGAATATCTGGAGCGTCTCGTCCCCGCCGAGCGGAGGCTCACGCCGGAACGGCCGGAGCATTTCTTGCGCGCGCAACGAATCATCGGGCTGGCGCTGGCGGCGAATGAGAAGACCGTGCAGCTCGTCTATGAGTCGAAGCGGCCCGACGAGAGGCGGCATGCGCCCTGGGTCGAGCGCGTCGAAGGCCAGCTTTTGGCCGCCTATCGGCTGCTGGAAAAAGAGGTCGCGGAGGCCCAGGAGAGCTTTCTCTTCGGCGCGCGCTTGCTGCAGGCGGATATAACGACGGCCGTCGCCTGGCGCTTCTCGCGCTTCGTGCTCGCCGATCGCCTCGACCCTGCCGATTATCCGGCTCTCGCGAATTTTTCCCTACGCGCGGAGGCGCTGCCGGAATTCATCGCCGCGGATTTCGACTGA
- a CDS encoding NADP(H)-dependent aldo-keto reductase — MDYRKLGRTDLRVSAIMLGTMTWGQQNTEAEGHAQLDYALDRGVNFIDTAEIYSIPPRAETQGSTERIIGSWLAARKNRDRVILATKVSGRSESPYLRPDAEGTRLDRKNIEYAIDGSLKRLQTDYVDLYQLHWPDRPLPLFGAGGTIYRAPPKVDEIPIEETLEALADLVKAGKIRHVALSNETSWGVARFLSAAEKGHGPRVVSIQNAYNLINRTFEIGLAEFATREDVGLLAYSPLAQGYLTGKYRDGARPAGARTTLFERGQRYEKPGVTQAIDAYLALAKEIGVSPAMLALAFVTSRPFVTSNIIGATTMAQLQEDLDSLEVTITPEIEARIDEIHQLHSNPAP, encoded by the coding sequence ATGGACTATCGCAAATTGGGCCGCACTGACCTTCGCGTGTCGGCGATCATGCTCGGCACGATGACATGGGGCCAGCAGAACACCGAGGCCGAAGGACATGCGCAGCTCGACTATGCGCTCGATCGCGGCGTCAATTTCATCGACACGGCGGAAATCTATTCCATCCCGCCGCGCGCCGAGACGCAGGGCTCGACCGAGCGCATCATCGGCTCCTGGCTCGCGGCGCGAAAGAACCGCGACAGAGTGATATTGGCGACGAAAGTCTCGGGCCGCAGCGAGAGCCCCTATCTGCGTCCCGACGCCGAGGGAACCAGGCTCGATCGCAAGAACATAGAATATGCGATCGACGGATCGCTGAAGCGCCTGCAGACGGATTATGTCGATCTCTATCAGCTGCATTGGCCGGATCGCCCGCTGCCGCTGTTCGGCGCCGGCGGAACCATTTATCGCGCGCCGCCGAAGGTCGACGAAATCCCCATAGAGGAAACGCTGGAGGCGCTCGCCGATCTGGTGAAGGCCGGCAAGATTCGCCATGTCGCGCTCTCCAATGAGACGAGCTGGGGCGTCGCGCGCTTTCTGAGCGCGGCGGAGAAAGGCCATGGGCCGCGCGTCGTCTCGATCCAGAACGCCTACAACCTCATCAATCGCACTTTCGAGATCGGCCTCGCCGAATTCGCGACGCGCGAGGATGTCGGCCTGCTCGCCTATTCGCCGCTGGCGCAAGGCTATCTCACCGGCAAATATCGAGATGGCGCGCGTCCCGCCGGCGCGCGCACCACTTTGTTCGAGCGCGGCCAACGCTATGAGAAACCCGGCGTCACGCAGGCGATCGACGCCTATCTCGCGCTGGCGAAGGAGATCGGCGTCTCGCCGGCGATGCTCGCCCTCGCCTTCGTCACCTCGCGTCCCTTCGTGACCTCCAACATCATCGGCGCGACGACGATGGCGCAATTGCAGGAAGATTTGGACTCGCTCGAGGTGACGATCACGCCGGAAATCGAGGCGCGTATCGACGAGATTCATCAGCTGCACAGCAATCCCGCGCCGTGA
- a CDS encoding sulfite exporter TauE/SafE family protein, which translates to MLLFLLFFVAMWAGAQNALAGGGSFLTLPMLMLTGMDARAANVTSCVALFPAQIATGWAGRDLSRGAAGLGLRTLFIISIVGGAVGAVILLLTPPAFFAKLVPWLVLFATVVFAYGSFLRKPGEADAHLSTRGAGVAQFLISVYGGYFGGGIGFLMVAALTMAGQNVRIAAATKNVLAAVMNASAVAIFLFSPDLHLAQALVTSLGATIGGVAGARMLHHIPDNWLRIIVVIIGALLTFGLFQRAP; encoded by the coding sequence ATGCTGCTGTTTCTGCTCTTTTTCGTCGCGATGTGGGCGGGCGCGCAAAATGCGCTGGCCGGCGGCGGCTCCTTTCTCACTCTGCCGATGCTCATGCTCACCGGCATGGACGCCCGCGCCGCCAATGTCACCTCCTGCGTCGCGCTGTTTCCCGCGCAGATCGCCACCGGCTGGGCGGGCCGCGATCTCTCGCGCGGGGCGGCGGGCCTCGGCCTGCGCACGCTGTTCATCATCAGCATCGTCGGCGGGGCGGTGGGCGCGGTCATCCTGCTGCTGACGCCGCCGGCCTTCTTCGCCAAGCTCGTGCCCTGGCTGGTGCTGTTCGCGACCGTGGTGTTCGCCTATGGCAGCTTTCTGCGCAAGCCGGGCGAGGCCGATGCGCATCTTTCGACGCGCGGCGCCGGCGTGGCGCAATTCCTCATCTCCGTCTATGGCGGCTATTTCGGCGGCGGCATCGGCTTTCTGATGGTCGCGGCGCTGACCATGGCGGGGCAGAATGTGCGCATCGCCGCCGCGACCAAAAACGTGCTCGCCGCGGTGATGAACGCCTCCGCCGTGGCGATCTTCCTGTTCTCGCCGGATCTTCATCTCGCCCAGGCGCTCGTCACCTCGCTCGGCGCCACCATCGGCGGCGTCGCCGGCGCGCGCATGCTGCATCACATACCGGATAATTGGCTGCGCATTATCGTGGTCATCATCGGCGCGCTCTTGACCTTCGGCCTGTTCCAGCGCGCGCCGTGA
- a CDS encoding GNAT family N-acetyltransferase, which translates to MDVRLRLAPLEEKREIAALLRRYLVELGPWGYDEPDNYPFLDSYWREPSRSPYVIEADGAAAGFTLVNAISISGYPVEASVAEFYVLPHLRRSGCGGEAARRAFRTRVGWWELSFHRDNAAARAFWPKTAERAGAKRIQFFDIGESRILRFRMAR; encoded by the coding sequence ATGGATGTGAGACTGCGGCTGGCGCCGCTCGAGGAAAAGCGAGAGATCGCCGCTCTCTTGCGGCGCTATCTCGTCGAGCTCGGCCCCTGGGGCTATGACGAGCCGGACAATTATCCCTTTCTCGATTCCTATTGGCGCGAGCCGAGCCGTTCTCCTTATGTGATCGAGGCCGACGGCGCCGCCGCCGGCTTCACCCTCGTCAACGCCATCTCCATCTCCGGCTATCCGGTCGAAGCTTCCGTAGCGGAATTCTACGTGCTGCCTCATCTGCGCCGCAGCGGCTGCGGCGGCGAGGCGGCGCGCCGAGCCTTTCGCACGCGCGTCGGCTGGTGGGAGCTGTCCTTCCACCGCGACAATGCCGCCGCCCGCGCCTTCTGGCCGAAGACAGCCGAGCGCGCCGGCGCCAAGCGCATTCAGTTTTTCGACATCGGCGAGAGCCGCATATTGCGCTTTCGTATGGCGCGCTGA
- a CDS encoding histidine phosphatase family protein has translation MARTRICLARHGETNWNLERRVQGQLNIPLNVRGLAQAEALARELGSTRFDRIYSSDLERAVQTVTPLARRLGLPIETSVALREKDDGEWHGMTFDDVDRAFPSEHAKHRQRQADFLIPGGETLSAFAARVGDELTAIAARHPGETVLIVAHAGVLDIGYRLATGLGLSEKRDPPVLHAAPNWFLYEDGRWTLERWAEEGARERVVMPYDGRKLERRPAARLLPLDEQNRVLLFRYSTRLSPVFVEQGHSHFWGSIGGALEPGETFDAAARRELAEETGLTGVEIGDIVFSRAFPMQLGEDWFQADERFYAIRTGEFTPDTSGFTEIERSDVLGWKWWSAEEIASTRELVFPEALDWLLGKLRR, from the coding sequence ATGGCGCGCACGCGCATCTGTCTCGCACGGCACGGCGAAACGAATTGGAATCTCGAGAGGCGCGTTCAGGGGCAGCTGAACATCCCCCTGAATGTGAGAGGGCTGGCGCAGGCCGAGGCGCTGGCGCGAGAGCTCGGCTCCACCCGTTTCGACCGCATCTACAGCAGCGATCTCGAGCGCGCTGTGCAGACCGTCACGCCGCTGGCGCGCCGGCTCGGCCTGCCCATAGAGACGAGCGTCGCGCTGCGCGAGAAAGACGACGGCGAATGGCACGGCATGACCTTCGACGATGTCGACCGCGCCTTTCCGAGCGAGCACGCCAAGCACCGCCAGCGTCAGGCGGATTTCCTCATTCCAGGCGGCGAGACGCTCTCCGCTTTCGCCGCGCGCGTCGGCGATGAGCTGACCGCAATAGCGGCGCGGCATCCGGGCGAGACGGTGCTCATCGTCGCCCATGCGGGCGTGCTGGACATAGGCTATCGCCTCGCCACCGGCCTCGGCCTCTCCGAGAAGCGCGATCCGCCGGTGCTGCACGCCGCGCCCAATTGGTTCCTCTATGAGGACGGTCGCTGGACGCTCGAGCGCTGGGCGGAGGAGGGCGCGCGCGAGCGCGTCGTCATGCCCTATGACGGGCGCAAGCTGGAGCGCCGTCCGGCGGCGCGGCTGCTGCCTTTGGACGAGCAGAATCGCGTTCTTCTGTTCCGCTATTCGACGCGCCTGTCGCCGGTGTTCGTCGAGCAGGGACATTCGCATTTCTGGGGCTCGATCGGCGGCGCCCTGGAGCCCGGCGAGACCTTCGACGCCGCGGCCCGCCGCGAGCTCGCCGAGGAGACCGGCCTCACCGGCGTCGAGATCGGCGACATCGTCTTCTCGCGCGCGTTTCCGATGCAGCTCGGCGAGGATTGGTTCCAGGCCGACGAGCGCTTCTACGCCATTCGCACGGGCGAGTTCACGCCCGACACCAGCGGCTTCACCGAGATAGAGCGCAGCGACGTGCTCGGCTGGAAATGGTGGAGCGCGGAGGAGATCGCCTCGACGCGGGAGCTAGTGTTCCCCGAGGCGCTGGATTGGCTGCTGGGGAAGCTGCGCCGCTGA
- the thiD gene encoding bifunctional hydroxymethylpyrimidine kinase/phosphomethylpyrimidine kinase: MAAQIPKVLSIAGSDPSGGAGVQGDLKTFSALRCYGMAAITALTAQNTRGVSLVHVVPAPVVAAQIDAIFADIEVDAVKIGMLAEPVIAQAAADSLARAGARRIVLDPVLVATSGDSLSATGLVEAVIARLFPLAALVTPNLPEAAALLGASDAATPQEMVAQGRALVARGARAVLMKGGHLEGEPLDILVAGEDVHAFHGARVATRNLHGTGCALSSAIAANLAHGAELVPAIRSAKDFLTEALGAADVLALGGGRGPPHLLQSLWKS; the protein is encoded by the coding sequence ATGGCCGCCCAAATTCCCAAAGTTCTGTCGATCGCCGGTTCCGATCCGAGCGGCGGCGCCGGCGTGCAGGGCGATCTCAAGACGTTTTCGGCGCTGCGCTGCTATGGCATGGCGGCGATCACGGCGCTGACCGCGCAGAACACGCGCGGCGTCAGCCTCGTCCATGTGGTTCCGGCGCCGGTCGTCGCCGCGCAGATCGACGCCATCTTCGCCGATATAGAGGTGGATGCGGTCAAGATCGGCATGCTGGCCGAGCCTGTGATCGCGCAGGCGGCGGCGGACTCTCTCGCCCGCGCCGGCGCGCGGCGCATCGTCCTCGATCCCGTGCTGGTCGCGACGAGCGGGGATTCGCTCTCCGCCACCGGGCTGGTCGAGGCCGTGATCGCTCGGCTCTTTCCGCTCGCGGCTCTGGTCACGCCCAATCTGCCGGAGGCGGCGGCCCTGCTCGGAGCGTCAGACGCCGCCACGCCACAGGAGATGGTGGCGCAGGGAAGGGCGCTCGTGGCGCGCGGCGCCCGCGCCGTGCTGATGAAGGGCGGGCATCTCGAGGGCGAGCCGCTCGACATTCTCGTCGCGGGCGAGGATGTTCACGCGTTCCACGGCGCGCGCGTGGCGACGCGCAATCTTCACGGCACCGGCTGCGCGCTCTCCTCCGCCATAGCGGCGAATCTCGCGCATGGCGCCGAGCTGGTCCCGGCGATTCGCTCGGCCAAGGATTTTTTGACAGAGGCGCTCGGCGCGGCGGATGTGCTCGCGCTCGGCGGCGGGCGCGGGCCGCCGCACCTTCTCCAGTCTCTCTGGAAAAGCTGA
- a CDS encoding Rrf2 family transcriptional regulator encodes MLSNKAKYGLKALIHLAGAEGQCLAGDMATQNNIPRKFLDAILLELRNAGILNSKKGKGGGYHLARPADKITVGQIIRILDGPLAPIACASRTAYQRCNDCPDEDACAIRDLMLDVRDAMALILDRTSIASLRGRGRRSAQILR; translated from the coding sequence ATGCTGTCCAACAAAGCGAAATACGGGCTCAAGGCGCTGATCCATCTCGCCGGCGCCGAAGGGCAGTGCCTCGCCGGCGACATGGCGACGCAGAACAACATCCCGCGCAAGTTCCTCGACGCGATTCTGCTGGAATTGCGCAACGCCGGCATTCTCAACAGCAAGAAGGGCAAGGGCGGCGGCTATCACCTCGCCCGTCCGGCCGACAAGATCACCGTCGGCCAGATCATCCGCATTCTCGACGGCCCGCTCGCGCCCATCGCCTGCGCCAGCCGCACCGCCTATCAGCGCTGCAACGACTGCCCGGACGAGGACGCCTGCGCGATTCGCGATCTGATGCTGGACGTGCGCGACGCCATGGCGCTGATCCTCGATCGCACCAGCATCGCCTCGCTGCGCGGCAGGGGACGGCGGTCGGCGCAAATCCTGCGCTGA
- a CDS encoding acyl-[ACP]--phospholipid O-acyltransferase produces MSDNLLLTKRFAPLFWCQFFAAFNDNFLKNALVLLILFKIGGHEGESLVTLAGAIFIAPYFVLSALGGQIADKYDKALVARRLKFVEMGAALIAVAGFALSSVPVLFAALFSFGVLGALFGPVKYGILPDHLRQEELPAGNALVEGATFLAILTGTIAGGLAMHGGGEPIITTIGVTAAAVAAWGAARLIPPTERAAPDLRIDPNVLRSTAVLLRELWRDKRLWRVGVVTGIFWLVGVIAMSLLAPLVTHVMHGSELVVTLFLAVFAIAIAVGSGLASFLLAGRIVLLPAAIGAAIIAGASLDLGWTLATLAPQEATTPLEIAEFFELSGAWRVTIDLASLAIAGGLMIVPSFAALQAYAPAHERSRIIAAVNVLNAAFMAGGAFAVALLQSKGVSVPELFLGMGGLMALAAIWIYKAVVVSPFRDALSIIFRAFYRLEVKGFANFARAGKNPIIALNHVSFLDAAAILCVLPVDPVFAIDSTIATKWWVRPFLRYVRAIPLDPTRPLGTRTLVNAVRNGDPLVIFPEGRLTVTGSLMKVYDGAGLIAEKSGAWVVPVRIEGPEATMFSRLTREQARRRFFPKFTLTVLEPTRLEVDPALRGKARRIASGAALYEIMSDLVFRTSPIDRTLHQALVDAAREHGADRVAIQDPITGALTYKRIMIGAHALGRKLRRISQTGEALGVMLPNSNAAGVTIFAIVGAGRVAAMVNFTAGAANIASGLKSAQATTLLTSRAFVEKGKLDALIAALDKEFRIVYLEDVRGEITRADKLSALLRHKRPLEKRSPDDPAAILFTSGSEGAPKGVVLSHKNLLANAAQAAARIDFGRTDKLFSVLPVFHCFGLNVGFILPIVSGVPVYFYPSPLHYKIVPELVYNANATVLLGTDTFLNGYARVAHSYDFRSLRYVIAGAEPVKQGTREVYLEKFGIRILEGYGVTETAPALALNTPMFNRFGSVGRLLPGMELRLETVPGVAEGGRLFVRGPNVMLGYLLADDPGVLVPPAEGWHDTGDIVTVDAQGYIKIQGRAKRFAKIGGEMISLAAVETLAAELWPNSLSAAARELDPRKGERIVLVTQQKEATRPEFLAFAKSKGASELMVPAEFMIVDKLPLLGSGKLDFAGVATMVRDRNRYVLPSPRIPNGLGRIVGDATTQNA; encoded by the coding sequence ATGTCCGACAATCTGCTCCTCACCAAACGTTTCGCGCCTTTGTTCTGGTGCCAGTTCTTCGCCGCCTTCAACGATAATTTCCTGAAGAACGCGCTGGTTCTGCTCATATTGTTCAAGATCGGCGGGCATGAGGGCGAGTCGCTCGTCACGCTCGCCGGCGCCATTTTCATCGCGCCCTATTTCGTTCTCTCGGCGCTCGGCGGACAGATCGCCGACAAATACGACAAGGCGCTGGTCGCGCGGCGCCTGAAATTCGTCGAGATGGGCGCGGCGCTGATCGCCGTCGCCGGCTTCGCGCTCTCTTCCGTTCCCGTGCTTTTCGCGGCGCTGTTTTCCTTCGGGGTGCTCGGCGCGCTGTTCGGCCCGGTGAAATACGGCATTCTTCCCGATCATCTGCGCCAGGAGGAATTGCCGGCCGGCAATGCGCTGGTGGAAGGCGCGACCTTCCTCGCCATACTCACCGGCACCATCGCCGGCGGCCTCGCCATGCATGGCGGCGGCGAGCCGATCATCACCACCATCGGCGTCACCGCCGCGGCCGTGGCCGCCTGGGGCGCCGCGCGGCTCATTCCCCCCACCGAGCGCGCCGCGCCCGATCTGCGCATCGATCCCAATGTGCTGCGCTCCACCGCCGTGCTGCTGCGTGAATTGTGGAGGGACAAGCGGCTGTGGCGCGTCGGCGTGGTGACGGGAATTTTCTGGCTCGTCGGCGTCATCGCAATGTCGCTGCTGGCGCCGCTGGTGACGCATGTGATGCATGGCTCGGAGCTGGTCGTCACTCTGTTCCTCGCCGTCTTCGCCATCGCCATCGCAGTGGGCTCCGGCCTCGCCTCCTTCCTGCTGGCGGGACGCATCGTGCTGCTGCCAGCGGCGATCGGCGCGGCGATCATCGCCGGCGCCTCGCTCGATCTCGGCTGGACTCTCGCGACGCTCGCGCCGCAGGAGGCGACGACGCCGCTCGAAATCGCCGAATTCTTCGAGCTCTCCGGCGCCTGGCGCGTGACCATCGATCTCGCTTCTCTCGCCATCGCCGGCGGGCTGATGATCGTGCCGAGCTTCGCCGCGCTGCAGGCCTATGCGCCGGCCCATGAGCGCTCGCGCATCATCGCCGCGGTCAATGTGCTCAACGCCGCCTTCATGGCCGGCGGCGCCTTCGCCGTCGCGCTGCTGCAGAGCAAGGGCGTCTCCGTGCCGGAGCTGTTCCTCGGCATGGGCGGACTCATGGCGCTCGCCGCCATATGGATCTACAAAGCGGTCGTCGTCTCCCCTTTTCGTGACGCCCTGTCGATCATCTTCCGCGCCTTCTATCGGCTCGAGGTGAAAGGCTTCGCCAATTTCGCCAGGGCGGGCAAGAATCCGATCATCGCGCTCAATCATGTGAGCTTCCTCGACGCCGCCGCGATCCTCTGCGTGCTGCCGGTCGATCCCGTCTTCGCCATCGACTCGACCATCGCGACGAAATGGTGGGTGCGGCCCTTCCTGCGCTATGTGCGCGCCATTCCGCTCGATCCGACGCGTCCGCTCGGCACGCGCACTCTGGTCAATGCGGTTCGCAACGGCGATCCTCTGGTCATCTTCCCGGAGGGACGCCTCACCGTCACCGGCAGCCTGATGAAAGTCTATGACGGCGCCGGACTCATCGCGGAAAAATCCGGCGCCTGGGTCGTGCCCGTGCGCATCGAGGGGCCGGAAGCAACGATGTTCTCGCGCTTGACCCGCGAGCAGGCGCGCCGCCGCTTCTTCCCCAAATTCACGCTCACCGTGCTGGAGCCGACGCGGCTCGAGGTCGATCCCGCATTGCGCGGCAAGGCGCGTCGCATCGCCTCCGGCGCGGCGCTCTATGAGATCATGTCCGATCTCGTCTTCCGCACCAGCCCCATCGACCGCACGCTGCATCAGGCGCTCGTCGATGCGGCGCGCGAGCATGGCGCCGACCGCGTCGCGATCCAGGACCCGATCACCGGCGCGCTCACCTATAAGCGCATCATGATCGGCGCCCATGCGCTGGGCCGCAAGCTGCGACGCATCTCGCAGACGGGCGAGGCGCTCGGCGTCATGCTGCCCAATTCCAACGCCGCCGGCGTCACCATCTTCGCCATCGTCGGCGCCGGGCGCGTCGCCGCCATGGTGAATTTCACCGCCGGCGCGGCGAACATCGCCTCCGGCCTCAAATCCGCGCAGGCGACGACGCTGCTGACCTCGCGCGCCTTTGTGGAAAAGGGCAAGCTCGACGCGCTGATCGCCGCGCTCGATAAGGAGTTCCGCATCGTCTATCTCGAGGATGTGCGCGGCGAGATCACGCGCGCCGACAAGCTCTCCGCTTTGCTGCGCCATAAGCGCCCGCTGGAGAAGCGCAGCCCCGACGATCCGGCGGCCATTCTCTTCACCTCGGGCTCGGAAGGTGCGCCCAAGGGCGTCGTGCTCTCGCACAAAAACCTGCTCGCCAACGCCGCCCAGGCCGCCGCGCGCATAGACTTCGGCCGCACCGACAAATTATTCAGCGTGCTGCCGGTGTTCCATTGCTTCGGCCTCAATGTCGGCTTCATCCTGCCGATCGTCTCCGGCGTGCCGGTCTATTTCTACCCCTCGCCGCTGCACTATAAGATCGTGCCGGAGCTGGTCTACAACGCCAACGCCACAGTGCTGCTCGGCACGGACACATTCCTCAACGGCTATGCGCGCGTCGCGCATTCTTATGACTTCCGCTCGCTGCGCTATGTCATCGCCGGCGCCGAGCCGGTGAAGCAGGGAACGCGCGAGGTCTATCTCGAGAAATTCGGCATTCGCATTCTCGAGGGCTATGGCGTCACCGAGACGGCGCCGGCGCTGGCGCTCAACACGCCCATGTTCAACCGCTTCGGCAGCGTCGGCCGGCTGCTGCCGGGCATGGAGCTGCGCCTCGAGACTGTTCCCGGCGTCGCCGAGGGCGGACGTCTCTTCGTGCGCGGCCCCAATGTGATGCTCGGCTATCTTCTGGCCGACGATCCCGGCGTGCTGGTCCCGCCGGCGGAGGGCTGGCACGACACGGGCGACATCGTCACCGTCGATGCGCAGGGCTATATAAAAATCCAAGGCCGCGCCAAGCGCTTCGCCAAGATCGGCGGCGAGATGATCTCGCTCGCCGCCGTGGAGACGCTCGCCGCGGAGCTGTGGCCCAATTCGCTGTCGGCGGCGGCGCGCGAGCTCGATCCGCGCAAGGGCGAGCGCATCGTGCTGGTGACGCAGCAGAAGGAGGCGACGCGTCCCGAATTCCTCGCCTTCGCCAAATCGAAAGGCGCGTCGGAGCTGATGGTCCCGGCCGAATTCATGATCGTCGACAAATTGCCGCTGCTCGGCTCCGGCAAGCTCGATTTCGCGGGCGTCGCCACAATGGTGCGCGACCGCAACCGTTATGTTCTGCCCAGCCCGCGCATTCCCAACGGCCTCGGCCGCATCGTCGGCGATGCGACGACGCAGAACGCCTGA